The following are from one region of the Oncorhynchus kisutch isolate 150728-3 unplaced genomic scaffold, Okis_V2 Okis03b-Okis08b_hom, whole genome shotgun sequence genome:
- the cars1 gene encoding cysteine--tRNA ligase, cytoplasmic isoform X1 — MSSSGELAFDYGFLLHTSEEATATVALNEYLSSRSYLAGFSPSRVDQEVFELLHRPPAPQHVHALRWYRHIAALQRGTPSPDSSIKGKRVQHPWSAPAGSNLPKLRLYNSLTRTKELFVPQNGNKVSWYCCGPTVYDASHMGHARSYISFDILRRILMNYFKYDVFYCMNITDIDDKIIRRARQNYLLEQYREKKPAAAQVLQDVLSARGPFQAKLAETTDPDKKQMLERLDSAVAAALGPLQGAVESKAGEADIQRLAQVLLEKAKDLLSDWLDAQFGSQVTENSIFSLLPKFWEGEYHNDMDALNVLPPDVLTRVSEYCPEIVDFVKKILDNGFGYESNGSVYFDTAKFATSQKHAYGKLVPEAVGDMKALQEGEGDLSVSADQLSEKRSQNDFALWKASKPGEPSWDSPWGKGRPGWHIECSAMAGSILGESMDIHGGGFDLRFPHHDNELAQSEAYFENDHWVRYFLHTGHLTIAGCKMSKSLKNFITIKDALAQNTARQLRLAFLMHSWKDTLDYSSNTMESAVHYEKFLNEFFLNVKDILRAPCDVTGQFEKWEAAEMELNESFYERKAAVHAALCDNVDTRSTMEEMRALVTQSNTYIASRKSSKLQPNRMLMKSIALYLTDMLKTFGAIEGTEPIGFPVGGDGHHVDMETTVMPYLKVLSDFRESVRKIAREQNVTEVLQLCDVVRNDTLPELGVRLEDHEGLPTVVKLVDKETLLRERNEKKKMEDEKKNKKEEAAKKKQEQELAKLAKMKISPCDMFRSETDKYSSFDETGFPTHDVEGKDLSKGQTKKLRKLHEAQEKLHQEYLQTNQNGC, encoded by the exons ATGTCCAGCTCGGGAGAGTTAG CCTTTGATTATGGCTTCTTGCTGCACACAAGTGAGGAGGCCACAGCCACCGTGGCTCTGAATGAGTACCTGAGCTCCCGCAGCTACCTGGCTGGGTTCAGCCCCTCTCGGGTGGACCAGGAGGTCTTTGAGCTCCTGCACAGGCCCCCGGCCCCGCAGCACGTGCACGCTCTGCGCTGGTACAGGCACATAGCAGCCCTGCAGCGGGGGACCCCCAGTCCAGATAGCAGCA TAAAGGGAAAGAGGGTCCAGCACCCCTGGTCTGCCCCAGCCGGGTCCAACCTGCCAAAGCTGCGACTCTACAACAGCCTCACACGCACCAAG GAGCTGTTTGTTCCCCAGAATGGAAACAAGGTGTCATGGTACTGCTGCGGACCCACTGTCTATGATGCCTCTCACATGGGACATGCCAG ATCTTACATATCTTTTGATATCCTCCGAAGGATTCTGATGAACTATTTCAAATATGACGTGTTCTACTGCATGAACATTACGGACATAGATGATAAG ATCATCAGGCGGGCCAGACAGAACTACCTTCTGGAACAGTACAGAGAGAAGAAACCAGCGGCTGCCCAGGTACTGCAGGATGTCCTTAGTGCCAGAGGG CCCTTCCAGGCCAAGCTGGCCGAGACCACAGACCCAGACAAGAAACAGATGCTGGAGAGGCTGGACTCTGCCGTCGCTGCTGCTCTGGGACCCCTGCAGGGGGCGGTGGAGAGCAAGGCTGGGGAGGCTGACATACAACGCCTGGCTCAG GTGTTACTGGAGAAGGCCAAAGACCTGCTGTCTGATTGGTTGGATGCTCAATTTGGCAGTCAGGTGACCGAGAACTCCATCTTCTCTCTTCTTCCAAAGTTCTGGGAAGGGGAGTACCACAACGACATGGATGCCTTGAAT GTCCTTCCCCCAGACGTACTCACCCGCGTCAGCGAGTACTGCCCAGAGATCGTGGACTTTGTGAAGAAGATCCTCGACAATGGCTTTGG GTACGAGTCCAACGGTTCAGTTTATTTTGACACAGCCAAGTTTGCCACCAGCCAGAAGCACGCGTACGGCAAGCTGGTACCTGAGGCGGTCGGTGACATGAAAGCTCTGCAGGAGGGAGAGG GAGATCTGAGTGTCTCAGCAGACCAGCTCAGTGAGAAGAGGTCGCAGAATGACTTTGCCCTGTGGAAGGCCTCTAAGCCGGGGGAGCCGTCCTGGGACTCACCCTGGGGAAAGGGTCGGCCTGGCTGGCATATCGAATGTTCCGCTATGGCTGGTTCCATCTTGGGAGAGTCCATGGACATCCACGGGGGAGGGTTTGACCTCCGATTCCCCCATCACGATAATGAGTTGGCTCAGTCCGAG GCTTACTTTGAGAACGACCACTGGGTTCGCTACTTCCTGCACACTGGTCACCTGACCATCGCAGGCTGCAAGATGTCCAAATCTCTCAAGAACTTCATCACCATCAAGGATGCCCTGGCGCAGAACACCG CTCGGCAGCTCCGTCTAGCCTTCCTGATGCATTCCTGGAAGGACACCCTGGATTACTCCTCCAACACCATGGAGTCGGCTGTCCACTACGAGAAATTCCTGAAT GAGTTTTTCCTCAACGTCAAAGACATTCTGCGAGCTCCCTGTGACGTCACCGGACAGTTTGAGAAGTGGGAGGCAGCAGAGATGGAGCTCAacgagag CTTCTATGAGAGGAAGGCAGCAGTCCACGCGGCGCTGTGTGACAACGTGGACACGCGCAGCACCATGGAGGAGATGAGGGCGCTGGTAACCCAGAGCAACACCTACATAGCCAGTAGGAAGAGCTCCAAGCTGCAGCCCAACCGCATGCTGATGAAGAGCATCGCTCTCTACCTGACTGACATGCTCAAG ACCTTCGGGGCCATTGAAGGGACCGAGCCTATTGGATTCCCAGTGGGAGGAGATGGTCACCATGTGGAT ATGGAGACCACAGTGATGCCCTATCTGAAGGTGCTGTCAGACTTCAGAGAATCTGTTCGCAAAATTGCCAGAGAACAGAATG TGACAGAGGTGCTACAGCTGTGTGACGTGGTCCGTAATGACACCTTACCTGAGCTGGGGGTGCGTCTAGAAGACCATGAAG GCCTTCCCACTGTGGTGAAGCTGGTGGACAAAGAGACCCTGCTGAGGGAGAGGAATGAGAAAAAGAAGATGGAGGACGAGAAGAAGAACAAGAAAGAGGAGGCTGCCAAGAAAAAGCAGGAGCAGGAG TTGGCCAAACTTGCGAAGATGAAAATCTCCCCGTGCGATATGTTCCGCTCTGAAACCGACAAGTATTCCAGCTTTGATGAGACG GGTTTCCCCACGCATGACGTGGAGGGGAAGGATCTCAGTAAGGGACAGACCAAGAAGCTGCGGAAACTCCATGAGGCCCAGGAGAAACTGCACCAAGAGTATCTCCAGACCAATCAAAATGGCTGCTGA
- the cars1 gene encoding cysteine--tRNA ligase, cytoplasmic isoform X2 — MSSSGELVKGKRVQHPWSAPAGSNLPKLRLYNSLTRTKELFVPQNGNKVSWYCCGPTVYDASHMGHARSYISFDILRRILMNYFKYDVFYCMNITDIDDKIIRRARQNYLLEQYREKKPAAAQVLQDVLSARGPFQAKLAETTDPDKKQMLERLDSAVAAALGPLQGAVESKAGEADIQRLAQVLLEKAKDLLSDWLDAQFGSQVTENSIFSLLPKFWEGEYHNDMDALNVLPPDVLTRVSEYCPEIVDFVKKILDNGFGYESNGSVYFDTAKFATSQKHAYGKLVPEAVGDMKALQEGEGDLSVSADQLSEKRSQNDFALWKASKPGEPSWDSPWGKGRPGWHIECSAMAGSILGESMDIHGGGFDLRFPHHDNELAQSEAYFENDHWVRYFLHTGHLTIAGCKMSKSLKNFITIKDALAQNTARQLRLAFLMHSWKDTLDYSSNTMESAVHYEKFLNEFFLNVKDILRAPCDVTGQFEKWEAAEMELNESFYERKAAVHAALCDNVDTRSTMEEMRALVTQSNTYIASRKSSKLQPNRMLMKSIALYLTDMLKTFGAIEGTEPIGFPVGGDGHHVDMETTVMPYLKVLSDFRESVRKIAREQNVTEVLQLCDVVRNDTLPELGVRLEDHEGLPTVVKLVDKETLLRERNEKKKMEDEKKNKKEEAAKKKQEQELAKLAKMKISPCDMFRSETDKYSSFDETGFPTHDVEGKDLSKGQTKKLRKLHEAQEKLHQEYLQTNQNGC, encoded by the exons ATGTCCAGCTCGGGAGAGTTAG TAAAGGGAAAGAGGGTCCAGCACCCCTGGTCTGCCCCAGCCGGGTCCAACCTGCCAAAGCTGCGACTCTACAACAGCCTCACACGCACCAAG GAGCTGTTTGTTCCCCAGAATGGAAACAAGGTGTCATGGTACTGCTGCGGACCCACTGTCTATGATGCCTCTCACATGGGACATGCCAG ATCTTACATATCTTTTGATATCCTCCGAAGGATTCTGATGAACTATTTCAAATATGACGTGTTCTACTGCATGAACATTACGGACATAGATGATAAG ATCATCAGGCGGGCCAGACAGAACTACCTTCTGGAACAGTACAGAGAGAAGAAACCAGCGGCTGCCCAGGTACTGCAGGATGTCCTTAGTGCCAGAGGG CCCTTCCAGGCCAAGCTGGCCGAGACCACAGACCCAGACAAGAAACAGATGCTGGAGAGGCTGGACTCTGCCGTCGCTGCTGCTCTGGGACCCCTGCAGGGGGCGGTGGAGAGCAAGGCTGGGGAGGCTGACATACAACGCCTGGCTCAG GTGTTACTGGAGAAGGCCAAAGACCTGCTGTCTGATTGGTTGGATGCTCAATTTGGCAGTCAGGTGACCGAGAACTCCATCTTCTCTCTTCTTCCAAAGTTCTGGGAAGGGGAGTACCACAACGACATGGATGCCTTGAAT GTCCTTCCCCCAGACGTACTCACCCGCGTCAGCGAGTACTGCCCAGAGATCGTGGACTTTGTGAAGAAGATCCTCGACAATGGCTTTGG GTACGAGTCCAACGGTTCAGTTTATTTTGACACAGCCAAGTTTGCCACCAGCCAGAAGCACGCGTACGGCAAGCTGGTACCTGAGGCGGTCGGTGACATGAAAGCTCTGCAGGAGGGAGAGG GAGATCTGAGTGTCTCAGCAGACCAGCTCAGTGAGAAGAGGTCGCAGAATGACTTTGCCCTGTGGAAGGCCTCTAAGCCGGGGGAGCCGTCCTGGGACTCACCCTGGGGAAAGGGTCGGCCTGGCTGGCATATCGAATGTTCCGCTATGGCTGGTTCCATCTTGGGAGAGTCCATGGACATCCACGGGGGAGGGTTTGACCTCCGATTCCCCCATCACGATAATGAGTTGGCTCAGTCCGAG GCTTACTTTGAGAACGACCACTGGGTTCGCTACTTCCTGCACACTGGTCACCTGACCATCGCAGGCTGCAAGATGTCCAAATCTCTCAAGAACTTCATCACCATCAAGGATGCCCTGGCGCAGAACACCG CTCGGCAGCTCCGTCTAGCCTTCCTGATGCATTCCTGGAAGGACACCCTGGATTACTCCTCCAACACCATGGAGTCGGCTGTCCACTACGAGAAATTCCTGAAT GAGTTTTTCCTCAACGTCAAAGACATTCTGCGAGCTCCCTGTGACGTCACCGGACAGTTTGAGAAGTGGGAGGCAGCAGAGATGGAGCTCAacgagag CTTCTATGAGAGGAAGGCAGCAGTCCACGCGGCGCTGTGTGACAACGTGGACACGCGCAGCACCATGGAGGAGATGAGGGCGCTGGTAACCCAGAGCAACACCTACATAGCCAGTAGGAAGAGCTCCAAGCTGCAGCCCAACCGCATGCTGATGAAGAGCATCGCTCTCTACCTGACTGACATGCTCAAG ACCTTCGGGGCCATTGAAGGGACCGAGCCTATTGGATTCCCAGTGGGAGGAGATGGTCACCATGTGGAT ATGGAGACCACAGTGATGCCCTATCTGAAGGTGCTGTCAGACTTCAGAGAATCTGTTCGCAAAATTGCCAGAGAACAGAATG TGACAGAGGTGCTACAGCTGTGTGACGTGGTCCGTAATGACACCTTACCTGAGCTGGGGGTGCGTCTAGAAGACCATGAAG GCCTTCCCACTGTGGTGAAGCTGGTGGACAAAGAGACCCTGCTGAGGGAGAGGAATGAGAAAAAGAAGATGGAGGACGAGAAGAAGAACAAGAAAGAGGAGGCTGCCAAGAAAAAGCAGGAGCAGGAG TTGGCCAAACTTGCGAAGATGAAAATCTCCCCGTGCGATATGTTCCGCTCTGAAACCGACAAGTATTCCAGCTTTGATGAGACG GGTTTCCCCACGCATGACGTGGAGGGGAAGGATCTCAGTAAGGGACAGACCAAGAAGCTGCGGAAACTCCATGAGGCCCAGGAGAAACTGCACCAAGAGTATCTCCAGACCAATCAAAATGGCTGCTGA
- the LOC116359593 gene encoding solute carrier family 22 member 18: protein MSRVKSESPTAVTDVRTGSKMQRVIYVTYLIAVLDITWMFLQFSITPYLAKKLGFDTLWIGYLQTMVGVVQLLGGPIFGRFADLFGARAAMCLSCTASVVYYGLLAIADSPLMLFVHKLPAVLMHGLPGAQMVVTDLTEPDKRAEALGKLGLCFGIGMVAGSTLGGTLSTRYGETFAACVAAGGSFISFLLVWTFIPKHTKIQAPQDNTDKKSNAKSVFDLGEITRLMKYPGVAKTFMVKIISGLPSGIFQVMFSVIAMNFFQLAPEQNGYLMAYFGIVSMVIQGGVIGRLTLKYSENSLLLLSIGMSSLVGLAQVFMANVFQFCFIVLPMMFSLSVFNVITDSMLTKTVPSSDTGTMLGLCASVQSLLRTIGPTIGGFLYHNYGVASFGFIQFAVNMVVFVFMLRNMVNSKDERRE from the exons ATGTCACGAGTTAAATCAGAGTCACCGACCGCCGTTACCGATGTACGTACAGGCTCAAAGATGCAGAGAGTAATTTACGTTACTTACCTCATAGCTGTCCTGGATATCACATGGATGTTTTTACAGTTTTCCATCACTCCT TATTTGGCGAAGAAGCTGGGATTTGACACCCTATGGATTGGCTATTTGCAAACCATGGTTGGTGTCGTCCAATTGTTGGGAGGCCCGATATTTGGCAG GTTTGCAGACCTTTTTGGTGCCAGAGCAGCAATGTGTCTATCCTGCACTGCCTCTGTAGTCTACTATGGGTTACTAGCGATAGCTGACAGTCCTCTCATGCTCTTCGTCCACAAACTCCCCGCTGTCTTGATGCATGGCTTGCCTG GAGCCCAGATGGTAGTGACTGACCTGACAGAACCTGACAAGCGGGCAGAGGCCCTTGGCAAGCTGGGCCTATGTTTTGGCATTGGCATGGTTGCCGGCTCCACCTTGGGCGGTACACTCAGCACACGCTATGG GGAGACATTTGCTGCTTGTGTAGCTGCTGGAGGGAGCTTCATCAGCTTCCTGTTGGTTTGGACGTTTATCCCTAAACACACTAAGATACAAGCTCCACAGGACAACACAGACA AGAAGAGCAATGCCAAGTCAGTCTTTGACCTGGGTGAGATCACCAGACTGATGAAGTACCCTGGTGTGGCCAAAACCTTCATGGTCAAGATCATCTCAGGTCTGCCATCAG GTATCTTTCAGGTCATGTTCTCTGTTATCGCCATGAACTTCTTCCAGCTGGCGCCAGAGCAGAATGGCTACCTTATGGCCTACTTTGGGATCGTGTCAATG GTAATCCAAGGAGGAGTGATTGGCCGGCTGACCCTAAAGTACTCTGAGAACTCACTGCTTCTCCTCTCCATCGGCATGTCAAGTCTGGTGGGCCTGGCTCAG GTCTTCATGGCCAACGTGTTCCAGTTCTGCTTCATCGTCCTCCCCATGATGTTTTCTCTCAGCGTGTTCAACGTCATCACTGACAGCATGCTGACAAAGACTGTGCCTTCCTCCGATACCG GCACGATGCTGGGCCTGTGTGCCTCTGTGCAGTCTCTGCTCCGCACCATCGGCCCCACTATTGGAGGCTTCTTGTATCACAACTACGGAGTGGCCTCTTTTGGGTTCATCCAGTTTGCCGTGAACATGGTCGTGTTTGTGTTTATGCTTAGAAATATGGTCAACAGCAAAGATGAGCGCAGAGAATGA